One window of the Vicinamibacterales bacterium genome contains the following:
- a CDS encoding SprT family zinc-dependent metalloprotease yields MQLRLDFSGSVQAPAETPAALQASPPLVIHYVRVRTARRYVMRVRPDGALRVTIPRGGSQAEARRFADRHRGWALRQRATVLAAKRPPDVERALKDRAQRELPPRLFALAAANGLTVRRITIRDQRSRWGSCSPKAHIALNYRLLLMPESVRDYILVHELMHLRQPDHSRAFWRLVEAACPAFREAERWLRRHGSALF; encoded by the coding sequence GTGCAGCTGCGCCTTGATTTCTCGGGCAGCGTCCAGGCGCCAGCCGAGACGCCCGCGGCGCTCCAGGCATCCCCGCCGCTGGTGATCCACTACGTGCGCGTGCGCACAGCGCGTCGCTATGTCATGCGCGTGCGTCCCGACGGCGCCCTGCGGGTGACGATCCCGCGCGGCGGATCGCAGGCGGAGGCGCGCCGCTTCGCCGATCGGCATCGCGGATGGGCATTGCGGCAGCGCGCCACGGTCCTCGCGGCGAAGCGTCCGCCCGACGTCGAGCGGGCCCTCAAGGATCGCGCGCAGCGCGAGCTGCCGCCGCGGCTGTTCGCGCTGGCGGCAGCGAATGGGCTGACCGTCCGGCGCATCACGATCCGCGATCAGCGATCGCGTTGGGGTTCCTGCTCGCCGAAAGCGCACATCGCGCTCAACTACCGGCTGCTGCTCATGCCGGAATCGGTCCGCGACTATATTCTGGTGCACGAACTCATGCACCTCAGACAGCCGGACCACTCACGCGCATTCTGGCGCCTGGTGGAAGCCGCGTGCCCCGCATTTCGGGAGGCCGAACGCTGGCTGCGCCGCCACGGATCGGCGTTGTTCTGA
- a CDS encoding GNAT family protein codes for MQLTGTRVTLRPWKPADAAALARHANNLNVARHLRDRFPHPYTIADARQFIQSTAGMQPATLFAMIVGGEAVGGIGFFPGADVERFSAEIGYWLAEPLWGRGITVDAIGLMSRYAFEVCNMLRLFALPFADNAQSIRVLEKAGYVREATLRASSVKQGTIRDQALYALVNSAWTGG; via the coding sequence ATGCAACTGACCGGCACGCGCGTGACGCTGCGGCCGTGGAAGCCGGCCGACGCCGCCGCGCTCGCCAGGCACGCGAACAACTTGAACGTGGCGCGGCACCTTCGCGATCGCTTCCCGCATCCCTACACGATCGCGGATGCGCGACAGTTCATCCAGTCGACCGCCGGCATGCAGCCGGCCACGCTGTTTGCGATGATCGTCGGCGGCGAGGCGGTCGGCGGCATCGGCTTCTTTCCGGGCGCCGATGTCGAGCGTTTCTCGGCCGAGATCGGTTACTGGCTTGCGGAACCGCTGTGGGGGCGGGGCATCACGGTCGACGCGATCGGACTCATGTCGCGCTACGCGTTCGAGGTGTGCAACATGCTGCGGCTGTTCGCGCTGCCGTTCGCCGACAACGCGCAGTCGATCCGCGTGCTCGAGAAAGCGGGCTACGTGCGGGAAGCCACGCTGCGCGCGAGCAGCGTCAAGCAGGGAACAATCCGCGATCAGGCGCTCTACGCGCTCGTCAACAGCGCCTGGACGGGAGGCTAG
- a CDS encoding dihydrofolate reductase family protein has product MTIHMAASLDGFIARPDGRVDWLETSDEFPGGETMDPEFVAAFLKTIDCYVMGSRTYETALNFEAQGFGWSYGDTPTFVLTRRELPRTRQNVEFCSGGLAELVNGRLRTAFRSIWFVGGGAVSGECLRLGLADEVRYSILPILIGDGIRFFDRLDTDVALHLTEVKAYKSGMIALRYDVRR; this is encoded by the coding sequence GTGACGATCCACATGGCGGCGAGCCTCGACGGCTTCATCGCGCGCCCGGACGGACGCGTCGACTGGCTCGAAACGTCGGACGAATTCCCCGGCGGCGAGACGATGGATCCCGAATTCGTCGCGGCGTTCCTCAAGACGATCGACTGCTACGTGATGGGATCGCGCACCTACGAAACCGCGTTGAACTTCGAGGCGCAGGGATTCGGCTGGTCGTACGGCGACACACCCACGTTCGTCCTCACCCGCCGCGAGTTGCCGAGGACACGGCAGAACGTCGAATTCTGTTCCGGCGGTCTCGCGGAGCTGGTCAACGGCCGTCTACGCACGGCGTTCCGGTCGATCTGGTTCGTTGGCGGCGGCGCCGTCTCCGGCGAATGCCTCCGCCTCGGGCTCGCCGACGAGGTGCGGTATTCCATCCTGCCGATCCTGATTGGCGACGGGATCCGGTTCTTCGACAGGCTCGACACGGATGTCGCCCTGCATCTCACGGAGGTCAAGGCCTACAAGAGCGGGATGATCGCGCTTCGCTACGACGTGCGACGATAG
- a CDS encoding VWA domain-containing protein — MFRIPLVTALALLAVGAQQKQVFRSDVDVIAIDVAVIDGKGTPVPSLGPDDFDVTVSGKPRKVVRAAWMAYGAPAAAPGAAAPAATPGSAATPVDESAMESSNRMFVIAIDQESLEQTGAYAARNAVEGFIDRLRPDDRIGIYTFPARLANFTLTTDHAMLKRSLFNLAGVRQQPINQYHMTIPEIIDIANGDTDAEARVFARECAGGTNCSSSSIRTESNSLATNLELEMTKSIEGLRGLMHGLAEIPGRKILVLVSGGMISSDMHGGRVNAANEIRTLVSDAAAANAALFVLHLDWSYQQTFGKKDDTSGTYFRNGEISKTGLELMAGMLGGDLIRVQGNSGDVAFTRILNETSAYYLLGVEPIPEDRDGKTHPIKVKVKRRNVTVLARSEVTIPLK; from the coding sequence ATGTTCAGAATACCCCTCGTGACCGCGCTGGCGCTGCTCGCCGTGGGTGCCCAGCAGAAACAGGTGTTTCGATCCGACGTCGACGTGATCGCCATCGACGTCGCCGTCATCGACGGCAAGGGCACTCCGGTGCCCAGCCTCGGTCCTGACGACTTCGACGTCACCGTCTCCGGCAAACCGCGCAAAGTCGTCAGAGCGGCGTGGATGGCCTACGGCGCGCCAGCGGCCGCGCCGGGCGCGGCTGCGCCGGCGGCCACGCCGGGCTCAGCTGCGACCCCCGTCGACGAGTCGGCGATGGAGTCGTCGAACCGGATGTTCGTGATCGCCATCGATCAGGAGAGCCTGGAGCAGACGGGCGCCTATGCCGCGCGCAACGCCGTCGAGGGTTTCATCGACCGGCTCCGGCCCGACGACCGCATCGGGATATACACGTTCCCGGCCAGGCTCGCGAACTTCACGCTGACCACCGACCACGCGATGCTGAAGCGCTCGCTCTTCAACCTGGCTGGCGTCCGCCAGCAGCCGATCAACCAGTATCACATGACCATCCCGGAGATCATCGACATCGCCAATGGCGATACCGATGCCGAGGCCCGCGTCTTCGCGCGGGAATGCGCGGGCGGCACCAACTGCTCGTCCAGCTCGATCAGGACCGAGTCGAACAGCCTGGCGACCAACCTCGAACTGGAGATGACGAAGAGCATCGAGGGCCTGCGTGGACTCATGCACGGTCTGGCCGAGATCCCTGGGCGCAAGATCCTCGTGCTGGTCAGCGGCGGCATGATCTCGTCGGACATGCACGGCGGACGGGTGAACGCCGCCAACGAGATCCGCACCCTGGTCAGCGACGCCGCGGCGGCCAACGCCGCGTTGTTCGTCCTGCACCTCGACTGGTCCTACCAGCAGACGTTCGGCAAGAAGGACGACACGTCGGGGACGTACTTCCGAAACGGAGAAATCTCCAAGACCGGGCTCGAGTTGATGGCCGGCATGCTCGGCGGTGATCTGATCCGGGTACAGGGCAATTCCGGCGACGTCGCGTTCACGCGGATCCTCAACGAAACGTCGGCGTACTATCTGCTCGGCGTCGAGCCAATTCCGGAGGATCGCGACGGCAAGACCCATCCGATCAAGGTCAAGGTCAAGCGGCGCAACGTCACGGTCCTCGCCAGGAGCGAGGTCACGATCCCGCTGAAGTGA
- a CDS encoding ABC transporter permease: protein MNHLRRDIHYALRRLIKAPGFALVAVTTLALGIGANSAIFSVVNGVLLRPLPYPESDRLVGVYHVYNGHRAVMSGPNFIDVTRRATTFENAAAISTGRAILTGQGEPARLPIAEVSASLFNVMRVAPEIGRAFAAGENTPGATNIVILSHDLWRQRFGGDAGVLGTRIVLDGVSKQIIGVMPAGFSYPEGRAAWLPIEYDEGFVSRQRSSWFLDVVARLKPGVTPQQSAAEVEAIGRRLARDYPNDDSEIGMSTYPLLDATVGNVRRAVLILLGAVGFVLLIACTNVANLLLARASARGSEMAVRTALGANRPQLVRQLLTESVVLSLVGAGGGLLLAVWGVDLLVRLKPQGIPRLDGVRIDGAVVLFTVGIAVVTGILFGLVPAFSATTRLSDTIKASGRGGAGLRAGQRVRSLLVVAELALAVMLLAGAGLLMRSFMKLQAVDPGFSLAPALTFDLTLPDARYREDARRVAFFDALMPRLHALPGVMAASAVTGLPLSGSNFDISFEVRGRPPLPPAQQPSMQIRVATSGYFQALGIPLRRGRVFTERDTAATPPVVLITESAARRFFPGEDPLGHTIRIGWGRGPGRPRAGGEVVGIVGDVKEGGLDAADMPQLYLPFGQWPGGSMTVVLETSVPPLSLAEAVRREVYALDGNLPVSNVSTLGAVVAKSISQQRFYVLLLTIFASVALALAAVGIFSVLSYAVSQRTREIGIRMALGAPGRSVLTLIVHQAAILIACGVATGLALGLMLSQTLAKMLFDVTPTDPVTFATVAAVLAAVALLASYLPARRATRVDPIVALRAE, encoded by the coding sequence ATGAATCATCTCCGCCGCGACATCCACTACGCGTTACGCCGTTTGATCAAGGCGCCCGGGTTCGCCCTGGTTGCGGTGACCACGCTCGCGCTCGGCATCGGGGCCAACAGCGCGATCTTCAGTGTCGTGAACGGCGTGCTGCTGCGGCCGCTTCCGTATCCTGAATCGGACCGCCTCGTCGGCGTGTATCACGTGTATAACGGCCACCGCGCTGTGATGTCGGGGCCCAACTTCATCGACGTGACGAGGCGGGCGACGACGTTCGAGAATGCCGCGGCGATTTCGACCGGCCGAGCCATTCTCACCGGTCAGGGCGAGCCCGCACGGCTGCCGATTGCGGAAGTCAGCGCCTCGCTCTTCAACGTGATGCGCGTGGCGCCGGAGATCGGGCGCGCGTTCGCGGCCGGCGAGAACACGCCCGGAGCCACCAACATCGTGATCCTGTCGCACGACCTGTGGCGGCAGCGCTTTGGCGGGGACGCGGGAGTGCTCGGCACGCGCATCGTCCTCGACGGTGTTTCCAAGCAGATCATCGGCGTCATGCCGGCCGGCTTTTCCTATCCGGAGGGGCGCGCCGCGTGGCTGCCGATCGAATACGACGAGGGTTTCGTCAGCCGGCAGCGCAGCTCCTGGTTCCTCGACGTCGTGGCGCGGCTGAAGCCTGGCGTCACGCCGCAGCAGTCGGCGGCGGAAGTCGAGGCGATCGGCCGGCGGCTGGCGCGCGACTATCCGAACGACGACAGCGAAATCGGCATGTCGACCTACCCGCTGCTCGACGCGACGGTCGGCAACGTTCGGCGAGCCGTGCTCATTCTGCTCGGAGCCGTAGGATTCGTGCTGCTCATCGCCTGCACGAACGTGGCGAACCTGTTGCTGGCGAGGGCTTCGGCGCGCGGATCCGAGATGGCGGTGCGGACCGCCCTCGGCGCGAACCGGCCGCAGCTGGTGCGCCAACTGCTGACCGAAAGCGTGGTGCTGTCGCTCGTCGGCGCCGGCGGCGGCCTGCTGCTCGCCGTCTGGGGCGTCGATCTGCTCGTCAGGCTGAAGCCGCAGGGGATTCCGCGTCTCGACGGCGTGCGCATCGACGGCGCGGTGGTGCTCTTCACCGTAGGGATCGCCGTCGTGACCGGCATCCTGTTCGGCCTGGTGCCGGCCTTCAGCGCGACGACCCGTCTGAGCGACACGATCAAGGCGAGCGGGCGCGGCGGCGCTGGCCTGCGCGCCGGCCAGCGCGTGCGCTCGCTGCTGGTAGTCGCCGAACTCGCGCTGGCGGTGATGCTGCTCGCGGGCGCGGGGCTGCTGATGCGCAGCTTCATGAAGCTGCAGGCCGTCGATCCCGGCTTTTCCCTCGCCCCGGCGCTCACGTTCGACCTGACGCTTCCCGACGCGCGCTATCGGGAGGATGCGCGTCGCGTCGCGTTCTTTGACGCGCTGATGCCGCGGCTGCACGCGCTGCCGGGTGTCATGGCGGCGTCGGCCGTGACGGGGTTGCCGCTGAGCGGCTCAAATTTCGACATCTCCTTCGAGGTCCGGGGACGGCCGCCTCTGCCGCCCGCCCAGCAGCCATCGATGCAGATCCGTGTCGCCACCTCCGGCTACTTTCAGGCGCTCGGCATTCCGTTGCGGCGGGGTCGCGTGTTCACCGAGCGCGATACCGCGGCGACGCCACCGGTGGTGTTGATCACCGAGAGCGCAGCGCGGCGCTTCTTCCCGGGCGAAGATCCGCTCGGCCACACGATCAGGATCGGATGGGGCCGCGGTCCCGGGCGGCCGCGCGCCGGCGGCGAAGTCGTCGGCATCGTCGGCGACGTGAAAGAGGGCGGGCTCGACGCCGCGGACATGCCGCAGCTTTACCTGCCGTTCGGGCAGTGGCCGGGCGGGTCGATGACGGTCGTCCTGGAGACCTCGGTGCCGCCGCTCTCGCTGGCCGAGGCGGTCCGCCGCGAGGTCTACGCCCTCGACGGCAACCTCCCGGTGTCGAACGTCAGCACGCTCGGCGCCGTCGTGGCGAAGTCGATCTCGCAGCAGCGCTTCTACGTGCTGCTCCTGACGATCTTCGCGTCGGTGGCGCTCGCGCTGGCGGCGGTCGGCATCTTCAGCGTGCTGTCGTACGCAGTATCGCAGCGCACGCGCGAGATCGGCATCCGCATGGCGCTCGGCGCGCCCGGCCGCTCGGTGCTCACGCTGATCGTGCATCAGGCGGCGATCCTCATCGCGTGCGGCGTCGCCACAGGCCTCGCGCTCGGGCTGATGCTGTCGCAGACGCTGGCGAAGATGCTGTTCGACGTGACGCCGACCGACCCCGTGACGTTCGCGACCGTTGCGGCGGTGCTGGCGGCGGTCGCGCTCCTGGCGAGCTACCTGCCGGCGCGGCGGGCGACCCGAGTCGATCCAATCGTCGCCCTGCGCGCCGAGTAG
- a CDS encoding S9 family peptidase, giving the protein MRSTLVAAACAAAVSCPVPAFAARPMTINDLLAAVRVSEPQLSPDGRTVAYVRTTTDLATGRRNADIWVVAADGSSPPRLLVGGEKTETSPRWSPDGKTLAFLSNRDGAELQVYVAGADGGGIRQVTKIAAGAQPPLLFSPDSSRLAFVSDVRMFDEPANVHVLTRLLFRHWDEWRENVRHHIFVAPVDGGDATDLTPGDYDSPPTQQEDAAITFTPDGRELVFVSNREGSDREAFTTNNDVWSVPVAGGEAKKLTPNAASDLQPRFTPDGRLLIVRAQRRPQFESDRFYLDVYDRTTGRKRTLFETPDLSVTDFAVSRDGQTVFFIASNRATDNLYSVPVAGGTPTEVAHGGGIGSPQPGDGFVVFSRSTLNSPAEIMRGGARGAAVPLTHENDGWLKDVAFAKPESLTVPGAGGTPVQYWLIKPPDFDPAKKYPVVFLIHGGPQGDWGDAWSSRWNPSLWAAQGWVIAAPNPRGSTGFGQKFVDEITQDWAGKVMLDLDAVFDAVAKLPYVDPARQGIAGASYGGYAVDWLITHTDRFKAAVSHDGVFNLDSMALATEEGWFTQWEFGGLPWTGTAKEQFQKFSPHRYAGNLKTPTLVITNQQDFRVPVDQGLQLFTALRLHGVPSKALVFEDEGHWVLKALNSRFWHEQVFAWLNQYLK; this is encoded by the coding sequence ATGCGATCGACCCTCGTCGCCGCCGCGTGCGCGGCCGCTGTCTCGTGCCCGGTTCCCGCCTTTGCCGCGCGGCCGATGACCATCAACGACCTGCTGGCGGCCGTCCGGGTGTCGGAGCCGCAGCTGTCGCCGGACGGGCGGACCGTTGCCTACGTCCGCACCACGACCGATCTCGCGACGGGGCGGCGCAACGCCGACATTTGGGTCGTCGCCGCGGACGGTTCGTCGCCGCCGCGGCTGCTGGTCGGCGGCGAGAAGACGGAAACCTCGCCGCGCTGGTCGCCGGACGGGAAGACGCTGGCCTTTCTGTCAAATCGCGACGGCGCCGAGCTGCAGGTCTACGTCGCCGGCGCCGACGGCGGCGGCATCCGTCAGGTGACGAAGATCGCGGCGGGCGCGCAGCCGCCGCTGTTGTTTTCCCCGGATTCGTCGCGGCTGGCCTTCGTCTCGGACGTCAGGATGTTCGACGAGCCCGCCAACGTGCACGTGTTGACGCGGCTGCTGTTCCGCCACTGGGACGAATGGCGCGAGAACGTGCGGCACCACATCTTCGTCGCGCCGGTCGATGGCGGCGACGCCACGGACCTGACGCCAGGCGACTACGACTCCCCTCCGACCCAGCAGGAAGACGCGGCGATCACCTTCACGCCGGACGGCCGCGAGCTGGTCTTCGTGTCGAACCGCGAGGGGAGCGATCGCGAGGCGTTCACCACCAACAACGACGTGTGGTCGGTGCCGGTTGCGGGCGGTGAGGCGAAGAAGCTGACGCCGAACGCCGCCTCGGATCTGCAGCCGCGGTTCACGCCCGACGGTCGGCTCCTGATCGTACGGGCGCAGCGACGGCCGCAGTTCGAGTCGGACCGCTTCTATCTCGACGTCTACGACCGCACGACCGGGCGCAAGCGCACGCTGTTCGAGACGCCGGATCTCTCGGTGACCGACTTCGCCGTGAGCCGCGACGGGCAGACGGTCTTCTTCATCGCGTCGAATCGCGCGACCGACAATCTCTACAGCGTGCCGGTGGCGGGCGGGACGCCGACCGAGGTGGCGCACGGCGGCGGCATCGGCTCGCCGCAGCCCGGCGACGGGTTCGTCGTCTTCTCCAGGAGCACGCTGAACTCGCCTGCTGAGATCATGCGCGGCGGCGCCAGAGGTGCCGCGGTGCCGCTGACCCACGAGAACGATGGCTGGCTGAAGGACGTCGCGTTTGCCAAGCCCGAGAGCTTGACGGTTCCCGGCGCCGGCGGCACGCCCGTGCAGTACTGGCTGATCAAGCCGCCGGATTTCGATCCCGCGAAGAAGTACCCCGTCGTCTTCCTGATCCACGGCGGCCCGCAGGGCGACTGGGGCGACGCCTGGTCGTCTCGCTGGAATCCGTCGCTGTGGGCGGCACAGGGCTGGGTGATCGCGGCGCCGAATCCGCGCGGCTCGACCGGCTTCGGGCAGAAGTTCGTCGACGAGATCACCCAGGATTGGGCCGGCAAGGTGATGCTCGATCTCGACGCCGTCTTCGACGCGGTTGCGAAACTGCCCTATGTCGACCCGGCGCGCCAGGGGATCGCGGGCGCCAGCTATGGCGGCTACGCGGTCGACTGGCTGATCACGCACACCGATCGCTTCAAGGCGGCGGTCAGCCACGACGGCGTGTTCAATCTGGACTCGATGGCGCTCGCCACCGAGGAAGGCTGGTTCACGCAGTGGGAGTTTGGCGGCCTGCCGTGGACCGGCACCGCGAAGGAGCAGTTCCAGAAATTCTCGCCGCACCGCTACGCAGGCAACCTCAAGACGCCGACGCTGGTGATCACGAACCAGCAGGATTTTCGCGTGCCGGTCGATCAGGGGCTGCAGCTCTTCACCGCGCTTCGTCTCCACGGCGTTCCCAGCAAGGCCCTCGTCTTCGAAGACGAGGGGCACTGGGTGCTGAAGGCGCTCAACAGCCGCTTCTGGCACGAGCAGGTCTTCGCCTGGCTGAATCAGTACCTGAAGTGA
- a CDS encoding alpha-ketoglutarate-dependent dioxygenase AlkB — translation MLKLSDGLVLFQCRFQSDEQIELWRICRELTDGPVPMYTPTVRGGRTMSVGMLCLGKHWNGMTYRYEDHRSDHDGLPAPPLPARFADIARSAARDAGFDMRPDLCIVNYYTEAAKMGVHQDRDESEATIAAGVPIVSVSLGDAARFVIGGLARRDPTSPLILRSGDVLVMGGPSRLRYHGVTRILPGTAPEGTGPGRFNLTFRQY, via the coding sequence GTGTTGAAGCTTAGCGACGGGCTCGTCCTCTTTCAATGCCGTTTTCAGTCAGACGAGCAGATCGAGCTCTGGCGGATCTGCCGGGAGCTGACCGACGGACCCGTGCCGATGTACACCCCGACTGTCCGCGGCGGCCGGACGATGAGCGTCGGAATGCTGTGCCTCGGAAAGCACTGGAACGGCATGACCTATCGCTACGAGGACCACCGCTCCGACCACGACGGCCTGCCGGCGCCCCCCCTGCCGGCGCGGTTCGCCGACATCGCGCGGTCGGCCGCACGGGACGCCGGATTCGACATGCGGCCAGACCTCTGCATCGTCAACTACTACACTGAAGCGGCGAAGATGGGGGTCCACCAGGACAGGGATGAGAGCGAGGCGACGATCGCCGCCGGCGTGCCGATCGTCTCCGTCTCGCTCGGCGACGCGGCCCGTTTCGTGATCGGCGGCCTGGCCCGGCGCGATCCGACGTCGCCGCTGATTCTCCGGTCGGGCGACGTGCTGGTGATGGGCGGGCCGTCACGGCTGCGTTATCACGGTGTGACCCGCATCCTGCCCGGGACCGCTCCCGAGGGAACCGGCCCCGGACGATTCAACCTGACGTTCCGACAGTACTGA
- a CDS encoding ABC transporter ATP-binding protein, with the protein MLEARGLTKYYSAITGVRDVSFQVPPGTVLGLLGPNGSGKSTTVGMLTGLLEPSGGTVLLNGANIRDDLLAYKQRLGYVPEEAQLYTWMSGAEFLSFGARLRGLEARQAARRIDALLGIFGMQIDKDAPMSAYSKGMRQKILLSAALLHNPSIVILDEPCSGLDVGATLVVRSLIQRLAAGGRIIIYSSHELEIVEKVCTDVLILRDGRVAAHATTAAIREQVNASSLEDAFRALVFTTDVDAVAGEIVDAITR; encoded by the coding sequence ATGCTCGAAGCCCGGGGGTTGACCAAATACTACTCGGCGATCACCGGCGTGCGCGACGTGAGCTTTCAGGTGCCGCCCGGCACCGTGCTCGGTCTCCTCGGTCCGAACGGGTCCGGCAAGTCGACGACGGTCGGGATGCTGACCGGCCTGCTCGAGCCGTCGGGCGGCACGGTCCTGCTCAACGGCGCGAACATCCGTGACGACCTCCTCGCCTACAAGCAGCGGCTCGGATACGTGCCCGAGGAGGCGCAGCTCTACACCTGGATGAGCGGCGCCGAGTTCCTGTCGTTCGGGGCGCGTCTGCGCGGCCTCGAGGCGCGGCAGGCGGCGCGGCGAATCGACGCCCTGCTGGGCATCTTCGGAATGCAGATCGACAAGGACGCGCCGATGAGCGCCTACTCGAAAGGCATGCGGCAGAAGATCCTGCTGTCGGCCGCGCTCCTCCACAACCCCTCGATCGTGATTCTCGACGAACCGTGCTCCGGCCTCGACGTCGGCGCGACCCTCGTCGTGCGCAGCCTGATCCAGCGCCTGGCCGCCGGCGGCCGGATCATCATCTACAGCTCCCACGAGCTCGAGATCGTGGAAAAGGTCTGCACCGATGTTCTGATCCTGCGCGACGGGCGTGTCGCTGCGCACGCCACGACCGCCGCCATCCGCGAGCAGGTGAATGCCTCGTCACTCGAGGATGCGTTCCGCGCCCTGGTGTTCACGACGGACGTCGACGCAGTGGCCGGCGAAATCGTCGATGCGATCACCCGTTAG
- a CDS encoding RNA methyltransferase, protein MLEPYRMIGDHHALAQCGLFVAEGRLVVERLLEAGRFRVHSVLVTPAAERALAGALARRPEVAVHVCAPEALRDVTGFDFHRGCVALAYRPDDASGGVELASTRRLLAIESVRDPDNVGGLFRTALAFGVDALVLDAATADPLYRKAVRTSMAATLRLPFLRAAEWLPTLASLRAGGVRIIALTPHPDAVPLASVTGRHGERIAIAVGSEGDGLRPETLACADLRVRIPVDPRADSLNVVSAAAIALYQLTSQFTSAGS, encoded by the coding sequence ATGCTCGAACCCTATCGGATGATCGGCGACCACCACGCGCTCGCGCAGTGCGGCCTGTTCGTCGCCGAAGGACGCCTCGTCGTCGAGCGATTGCTCGAGGCGGGCCGCTTCCGCGTCCACTCAGTACTGGTTACGCCCGCCGCCGAACGCGCGCTCGCCGGCGCGCTGGCCCGGCGGCCCGAGGTGGCTGTGCATGTCTGCGCGCCAGAGGCGTTGCGGGACGTCACCGGCTTCGACTTCCATCGCGGCTGCGTGGCGCTGGCCTACCGGCCGGACGACGCGAGTGGGGGTGTTGAACTCGCGTCGACGAGGCGCCTGCTCGCCATCGAGAGCGTGCGCGATCCCGACAACGTCGGCGGGTTGTTCCGCACGGCGCTGGCGTTCGGTGTCGATGCGCTCGTTCTCGACGCCGCCACGGCCGACCCTCTGTACCGCAAGGCGGTGCGCACCTCGATGGCGGCGACGCTGCGGCTGCCGTTCCTGCGGGCTGCCGAGTGGCTGCCGACACTGGCGTCGCTGCGCGCCGGTGGCGTGCGGATCATCGCGCTCACGCCGCATCCCGACGCCGTCCCGCTCGCCAGCGTCACCGGCCGCCACGGCGAACGGATCGCGATTGCGGTCGGGTCCGAGGGGGACGGGCTCCGACCGGAGACGCTCGCGTGCGCCGACCTGCGCGTCCGCATCCCGGTCGATCCCCGGGCCGACTCGCTCAACGTGGTCAGCGCGGCGGCGATCGCGCTCTACCAGTTGACCTCGCAGTTCACTTCAGCGGGATCGTGA
- a CDS encoding dienelactone hydrolase family protein — protein sequence MPDKTAHDFDQELLTLFDAYVHGIIDRRGFLDKAAKFAVGGVTAAMLLDQLSPKFVEAQVIKPEDARLKVQYVEYESPKGYGKMRGYLAEPSKPAGKLPAVLVVHENRGLNPHIEDIARRLAIDNFVAFAPDALFPIGGYPGDEDKARELFPKLDQAKTREDFIAAAHWLRARPETNGKLGCVGFCYGGGMVNFLATQVPELLAGVAFYGSAPNLEDVPKIKAALLVNSAEVDDRINASWPDYEKALKAADAKYERYQYPGTQHGFNNDTTPRYDEKAAKLAWDRTIAHFNKYLR from the coding sequence ATGCCGGACAAGACCGCGCACGACTTCGACCAGGAACTCCTGACGCTGTTCGACGCCTACGTCCACGGCATCATCGATCGCCGTGGCTTTCTCGACAAGGCCGCCAAGTTCGCCGTCGGTGGCGTCACCGCCGCGATGCTGCTGGATCAACTGAGCCCGAAGTTCGTCGAGGCGCAGGTGATCAAGCCCGAGGACGCGCGCCTCAAGGTGCAGTACGTCGAGTACGAGTCGCCGAAGGGCTACGGCAAGATGCGCGGCTATCTCGCCGAGCCGTCGAAGCCGGCGGGCAAGCTGCCGGCCGTGCTCGTCGTCCACGAGAATCGCGGACTCAATCCGCACATCGAAGACATCGCGCGGCGGCTCGCGATCGACAACTTCGTCGCCTTCGCCCCGGACGCGCTCTTCCCCATCGGCGGCTATCCCGGCGACGAGGACAAGGCGCGAGAGCTCTTCCCCAAGCTCGATCAGGCGAAGACGCGCGAGGATTTCATCGCGGCGGCCCACTGGCTGCGGGCGCGCCCGGAGACGAACGGGAAGCTCGGATGCGTGGGCTTCTGCTACGGCGGCGGCATGGTCAACTTCCTGGCGACGCAGGTGCCGGAGCTGCTCGCCGGCGTCGCGTTCTACGGCAGCGCGCCGAACCTCGAAGACGTGCCGAAGATCAAAGCGGCGCTGCTCGTCAACTCGGCGGAGGTCGACGATCGGATCAACGCCAGCTGGCCGGATTATGAGAAGGCGCTGAAAGCGGCCGACGCGAAGTACGAACGCTACCAGTATCCCGGGACGCAGCACGGTTTCAACAACGACACCACGCCGCGCTATGACGAGAAGGCCGCGAAGCTTGCCTGGGACCGCACGATCGCGCACTTCAACAAGTACTTGCGCTGA